One Zingiber officinale cultivar Zhangliang chromosome 10B, Zo_v1.1, whole genome shotgun sequence genomic window, CTAGATTTAAACCTTTTATCCTTATATACTATTTTTACATCATAAAAATGCATTGTCATAGTGATAACTGCAATGACAAGATCTATGAATTAGCATGTATTCTAATTGAATACatgttttaatattttataaattattaatttatatcatATATTCTCTGCTTTGGTGTTGTGTGTCTCTTTAAATGTAAAATTATGTTCTTGCTTTGAATCTCACATTACAGATGGAATCTACCTTCaataatatttacatttattcCATTAATCCTCCTGTTCTTTTTAATTCACAGAAAAGGATCTCGATTTGGGCATGACACACTTGTTGATGGAATGCTTAAAGATGGGCTATGGGACGTCTATAATGATTTTGGCATGGGAATGTGTGCTGAATTATGTGCTGTTAATTATTCAATATCAAGAGAAGAACAGGTGAATATACATCATGCATACTTTAGTAGGAAGCTTATATTCTGTTTTCCTTTTTTTCTGTGTGCTTAAAGCCTAGGAAAACTAGGCTACTCTATATGTATTTTGAAAGATTTGCATGTTACTAGTCATGTAACTGAATTAGCTGTGTGCTTAAACCCTAGGAAAACTAGGCTATTCTATGTGAATActtcaattcattttttttttgtgtgtgtagtGTTTATTTGCTTCTTATTTATAATGTATAGTAGGTTCATATAATTGAGCATgaatttgattttcaaaagaatttgaCTTTGTTTTGCTCATTATGTCATTTTCAGGATGCTTATGCTATTCAGAGCAATGAGCGAGGAATAGCTGCTCGTAACTCTGGTGCATTCACATGGGAAATTGCACCAGTAAGAATTACCCCTACGTGATATATTAGACTGGATATCTAATATTCAAAAAGTTCACCGAAGTTCTCCAATGCTTTGCTTTACAGGTTGAAGTTTCTGTAGGCAGAGGAAGACCATCAATGATTATCGACAAGGATGAAAGCCTAGAAAAAGTAAATTTCATAATCGGGCAATCTGTTGCATTGCAAACAGTTTGTGAATTTATGCTGCAGTTTTCCACTTTTCATTTACTTTATTTGATGTGTTTCAGGTAGTCTAATATCTCTTTGTAGTGTTCCTTCCTGCTTACTTGCTTATTGCAGTCCCCTTCAGTTTTACTGGTGAAATGCACATGGCATATAATTTTCATCTAATCTGTATTTTGTTGGATGCTTCCTGTGAAGCATCCTCTTGACACAAGAAAATTTGGATTTTCAAGAACATTAATAGCTCTATTTGGCTTATGGAATGGAATAGCTATCTTTGAGAATAGTATCAGAGTAGGAATAGAATAGAAATACTTTTTTCTTAGTTTGGCTACTTTATTTGAGCATCTTTTCTTCAATTTATTGTCTTATGAGTTCAAAGCACAGCCTGTAGAACATCAAGTTATTGATAACGCTTAACAAAATCCTTATGCAATTGATTATGTTAGCATGAATAATTTGATGCTGTATTATTAAATTTCTGTTTGTGGACTTTAGATCTTTTTTAAGTTACAAGCAGCATCACAAAAGCAAATATTTCTGCTGATCTGTCGTTGCTGAAGCAATTTTGCCAGtttagaaattatatatttaatctcTTGCATCATGGGTTAAAAAAACTTGTACGTGGCAAATTAGAATATTTTTAGTTTCAAGAACAATTATGGTTTAATTCTTTGAGCAGTTGAGCTGACTAATCTTCATGCATTTATTTGAAAGTATGTGTAGTCAACTCTAGGGAGAGTAATTGCTCTTATATCTCTTTTTGGCAAATTGTAAAACTTTATAGTTGGATGCCATATCAGTTCTGTGCAAATCCTTCAATGCTTCTATGGGCCAGCTTTAATTGTGTGTGTTTTTTTGGCTAGTTTGATCCTGTTAAATTAAGGAAGCTCAGGCCCAGTTTTAAGGAGAATGGTGGGACAGTGACTGCTGGAAATGCATCTAGTATAAGGTAGATTTTTGTTGTACCATTTTGTCCTTCTACGAGTATAATATCAGAGAAACAGATTGATTTGTAAGAATTTACTATTAATGTGATATTTATATAGGTTGCACCACCCTAAATTCTGATGGCTTTCACTTGGCGATTTATTTTCCACAATCCATTATCCATACTGACAGAAACATATTAATTTGTAGGAATAATCCCTTAATGAGAGAATTGTATAGCTGGCATTTTATTTTCTACAATTCATTGTCCATTCTGGCCCGATGTTGAATAATTTCTTCGTGATGATTTGAACTAACAGTAGTTCCATCTGTATGTTTTATTCAAATCCACTAGATTCTAAATACTTTATTCCTTGTCTTTACTGGACTATGGAGTAATTTGGTTTCTGAAACATTGGCAATGAGGTGTGCATCTTTCCTTGGCTATATGATCATGGTGATAGCAAAGCATACTGCAAGAGTTTGCTAATTTTACATTGCTAAAATTGATAGGTTCCCTAAATTACAAGTATGTATTTAGTTCATCATTATCATTGAAATCAtgtcaattaaacttttctttGATCTTCCTTTTCCCTTTACATCTATCATTTTAATTGATCCAACTCTCATAGTGTCATATCTATTGATTGCCTTTGAACATACATTATCTCCACTTGCCTTCTGTGGTTCTATCTCATATTGAAATTTTACATAATTGCTCTCGAGTattattatttttcctttatCCTTTCTAGTAATGCCACACATATAGCTTTCATATGAGTGTAACTGTAAGACACACTTGATCTAActcattttatttaagttgggaACTTTTCTGCATATCATTTTCAATCTAAATTTGTAAAATACATTTGTTGTAGTGATGGCGCTGCTGCTTTGGTGCTGGTGAGTGGACAGAAGGCTCTAGAATTAGGATTGCAAGTGATTGCGAAGATCAGAGGTTATGCAGACTCAGCGCAGGTATTAACAAACAAGAAACTTCATTTCTTCTCTTAAAGAAGACTATTTCTTCGCTTACAGACTTGTAGATTCTTTTATAGTATATTCTTTTACTTACCAAGTTTTCATATTATAAATGAATGATACTGTATTCATTATTCAGGCCCCCGAATTATTCACAACAACACCAGCACTTGCAATTCCCAAAGCTATTTTAAGTGCAGGCTTGGATGCTTCTCAAGTTGATTACTACGAAATAAATGAAGCTTTCTCAGTGAGTTTTAGTTTTTTAAACTGCTGATGTAACTGGACCTCTTTCATCATTCAATTATATGCGGGCTCAAAATTTTGCCCTTCCGCAGGTTGTTGCCCTGGCAAACCAAAAGCTTCTTTCGCTTCCGTCTGTAAGCTTAATCTTTCTCTTTTCATATGTTTAGTTTTTGTTGAACCATATGTGGTAGCAATCAACAGCTATGTAACCAACTATGGCACATTTCAACCAACAGATCTTTCCATTTGCTGCCTTGGCAGGAGAAAGTTAATGTGCACGGTGGAGCTGTATCCTTGGGGCACCCCCTAGGTTGCAGTGGAGCCCGTATACTGGTTACCTTACTAGGGGTATGCTTTTGCAGTCTGCTCTTTTATGTATTCTCAGTTGAAATATCAGATTACGATGTTGGAATTTAGCATCATTATCTTCAAGATGTGGTTATCCTAACTATTTGTTGTCGACCACATAAATCTTATTCCACTTTGGAGCTTTAATGCAAGGATATAACACTAGTAATATTCAACTTAAGTAAATAATTATTACATGCTCATCGGAGGTTTTAAATTGTGTAGCATGACCTTATTGATAACTTAATTATACTAAAAGGGGGAAAAATTTTGAGATTTTGAATGATTATTATTTTTCCAACAGCTTATGtccatatatatttagtatcgaGAAGTGTGGATGTGGCGTTTAAACAGCTTATCTGTCTTCGCAGGTTCTGAGACACAGAAATGGCAAAGTTGGAGTTGCTGGTGTTTGCAATGGTGGAGGAGGGGCTTCTGCCCTGGTCTTAGAGCTTGTGTAAGCATTTTTAATTTCGGTAAGATTTCAATTTCTCTCCGGAGGTATAGGTTGGAGCTTAAAATCAGTTCTTATCCTTCAGCTAGCAATAGACGAATTCATCTGGAAAGTAGAAGTTTCACTTGCTATATGCACTACCTTTTATCATTATTAGTGGTCGAGGAAAGGAGCCTGTTTAACCAACTGAACAATAAGACAATGGAATATACCCCAAAGGGACTGATCAAAAGTAGGTATTCAGCATTTCCATCTTAATAGGACAACTAAACCTTGATATTAAATAGCTATTAAACTCACTTTTGCCCAACTGAGTCAATCCTCAAGTAGCCGCAACTGTTTGAGGGAAGCCATTCATCCCTGAACAAGTGAGTCCTTTAGTAGTTGTAGTTGTAATTGTCTGAGGGAGCGATCACTGCTCAACTGAGCCCGTGTAGTAGGGAGGGAAGGGCGCTTGCACAACCTaaccgagcatatctctaaatCGGCTCAATGAATAAAACAGCCATTAAATGGCTTCACATGTGAACTGATTGGAAGATCATAGTTCTGCACTTTAGGAGACTGAGCAAAACAGTGGTTTTGGTTGCTGCATTTCACTCCGGGATCAGAGATTCTCTATTGGCAACTAGAAAATGTCTTCTTACTAACAAATAAATACTCGCGATGAAGATTATGGAGTTGTGCAATTCTTCAGAAAACAGAAACACATAGAGAGTTGGAACAAAGTGAGGTTTAGGTTCCAGATCATGAAAAACTTTTGTGTGCCAATACTTTGCCTGTGCTGACACAGGTGTCTGCGACTCTGCGGAACTAATTTGGAGGAAGAAATGGAGGAAACACCACCTTCTTCACTAGTGTTGGAGAAAGTTTTGCACAAATCTGGTGAAGCATCTCCATCTCTTATGACCTTGCTGATGATGGAAACCCAAGTGGAACGAAATCGTCTGCATTACATCACGGCCAATTGACTAATAGAGGAAGGATCCAAGGAACCCAAGCAAGAATAAAGAAGAGTGTAGTGCCTAGGTTGCATATCAAATAGGAAGAAGCCTCGCACCCGCTATCTTTGTCATGCCAATGGCATTCTGTGTCTCGGTGTGACTGTTTCGGTCATACGGCACTGGACTTTAATCCATGAGACAAGGGCctgattccttttttttttctttttttttttttgcctatgaATTAAATCTTATCCAGTATTACAATCGAAGCCTAACTTATCTTAAATTTTAGCAGCTTATTGTTAGGAGATCTTGTTACGATTGTGGAGTAGCTAGTGGTTTTAATTTCTAAATGTGTTCCTTTTATTTGCAGGCCTCATGGAGGAATGAAGCGATCACTGTTGTGAGTTGAGCCATAGTCGGTCTCCAAGTCCTCTGCCGAAGAACAAAAATTTTACTTGAGAATCTTTGAAGTctcagaaaaaaaaggaagacaaTGTTCCTCAAAAGAACTGAAAAACTAGTTTGCTAGAACATGCTTTCGAAGTCTTAAATAACTGGACGAACTATTCTCATCATAGTTTCCCAGATTTTACAAATAAACATGCCGTATGTATCAAAACTTTGAACTACCCATTTTGTGCAATCGGTGCCCATAAAACCTTAACAAAAATATGGTGCAGCGGCAATGCGTTTAGCAAATTAACTAAGCACTTTCTGTTCGAATCTCCTCCATAGTCTTGTCGACATCATCGATATTAATCATACTATCAAGTTTCTATTGTCATACTTGATACGGCAAGTATTGAAAGCTGCCACGGATATAAAAGGAGGTCAAAGTTATATGCTAAGTTGGGTCAAAATTAAGAGAGTCATTTCTCTCATACTAGAGAATGATAAGAAACTTTATAAATGGATCGTCTTGAAATTTAGTTTGGGGAAGGATATTGACGTCatactcaagcaagatgagaaggtgagtgataagtcatggggtttgatcgTCACAAGTTGCTTTGATAAGATtggaattagttctttgcctaagaactagaaggaagctctcaccaaagagaaattaaaatttttattcaaatttatttgatttttcatacaaaagttctcctatttaacatcccttaagatccactatgcactaattatgcaataaatatcatgcttgcatgcatggtatttattatccactaatgcaaccattaatccctaatactagcttaatgcaaccatgcatagtatttattatactagcttaggaactctaaaaaatgtattaaaaacccacaaaggacatcccCAAAAATGTATACGAAAATgatcctcatgttggtccaatttcactttcaatttgaaggaatgtgatccatttagttgttgcctcctTTGTGCATTGACCCTCCTTTTCCTTGAGTCTCATTATTAagtcttccaaagcttgcttcattctcttagtcttggaccttgtcatgggtcccctaATTCCCTTCAATGTCTCTTCTTGGCTCAtatcattccctccttctttagATGAATTTgtcctcgaatttaggtcttcatcacctacatcaaaaggactcaaatcaactacattaaatgttgcactaacaccatactcaccgggcaaatcaattttgtaaacattgtcattaattctttccaacacttggaatggtccatctcctcttggttgaagctttgatttcctttggataggaaaccgttccttcctcatatgaactcACACCCAATCATCGGGTTCAAGGacaactctttttctccctttatttgCTCGATTTccatattgctccattttcttctcaatttgagctttaacttgctcatgaagcttcttcacatattctgcctttgttttgTCATCCTtatgaactaaagaagaagtgttaggtaaaggaagcaaatcaagaggtgttagtggagTGAACCCATAACCAatcttaaaagaagaaaattgagtagtagaatggaccaccctattataagcaaattcaacatgaggtaaacattcttcccaagatttaatgttcttcttaataattgctctaagaagagtagaaagtgtcctatttaccaccttAGTCTGGCCACCAGTTTGTaggtggcatgtggtggagaaaagaagttttgttcccagcttgtttcataaggtcctccaaaaatggcttaaaaatttggtgtcacgatctgaaacaatactcctaggcatgccatgaagtcttaccacctctttgaaaaacaaatctgccacatgagtttcatcatccactttgtggcaaCGTATGAAGTGTgtcatcttggagaatctatcaactaccacaaaaatggagtccttacctttttgagtacgtggtagccctaaaacaaaatccatagacaagtcagtctaaggaaaattaggaataggcaaaggcatgtaaagtccatgaggtaatgtcttagattttgcttttctacacacaatgcaccatgcacaaaatttctgcacatcgtgtttcatgtgtggtcaatgaaaatgttcaagcaggatttctaaggtcttttgaaccccaaagtgtcccattaaacccccctcatgtgcttccctaactagcaatttacgcatagatcctctaggcacacaaagtctgttattcttaaacaagtaggcctaacaaccccattttgtgatttcttttcacacgcagcatataattgggaaaacttattatcatgtacatacaattccttaatgtgttcaaagccaagcaatttagtttcaagtgtagctaacaagttataccttcttgaaagtgcatctgctataacatttacctttccttgcttatgcttaatcacataaggaaattgctcaagaaattcgacccatttggcatgtcttttgttgagcttcccttgccctttcaaatgcttcaaagattcatgatcactatgaatgaaaaattctttagacaaaagataatgctgccatgtttgcaatgctctaacaagtgcatacaattctatattataagtggaatagttgagagtgacgccacttagtttctcactaaaatatgcaatggaatgaccatcttgaagtaaaacaaccccaatacccacatgagatgcatcacattcaatttcaaatgatttgaaaaaatcaggtaaagcaagaatgggtgcatgtgtgagtttatccttaagtgtttgaaatgcattttcttgattctctccccatctaaaacctatgtttttcttaacaattttatttaggggtgctgccactgtgctgaaatccttcacaaacctcctatagaaacttgccaacccatggaagtTCCTAAtctcactcacagttttaggcgttggccaatctctaatggccttaactttcccttcatcaacctacactcctttagaacttatgacaaaaccaagaaaaaccacatgattagtgcaaaaagaatacttttccaagttagcatatagtttttcctttctaaagacatgcaagacagattggagatgtgtaatatgctcaacaaaactcttagaatataccaaaatatcatcaaagtatactaccataaattttccaagaaattctcataagacatggttcataagcctcataaaagtgtttggtgcattagttaacccaaaaggcattaccaaccattcatacaatccatatttggttttgaaagctgttttccattcatccccttcccttatcctaatttgatggtacccgcttttcaaatcaattttagaagagaaacaagcatcaatcaattcatcaagcaaatcatcaagtctagggataggatgtctataccgaattgtgatgttgttgataGCTCTACAGTCAATGTacatcctccatgatccatcctttttaggcaccagAATTACGGGTACaacacaaggacttaaactttctttgacccatcctttttgcaataactcctctacttgattttgtatctcctttgtttcttgagggttgctcctataagctagcctattgggcagagaagcgccaggaataaggtctatttggtgttcaatcccCCTCATTGGAAGCAAACCATGAGATACTtcctttgttagttagagccctagagtcaatcatgtgatgattgttgtatggactcgttgtatcatattcttgtatatttataaaggtatttcttttatggttattatacttacttgtattggtgtcaaataactaagtataatagcgtccttgagtagaaggttcttatctatatcaatcgattggttgaatcgatagtgagatgatatagagaacactacttttaatcattcctagtcaagtattaatattcaggaataatgttaatgcgacgagactagcatgtaggtcaactcgatgacttgatctcacaagtcatgaatatagaaatatcaagttgacacatgtgtatgcattggagaatgtatattgaatgacccgccatgagaaagtatcatggatcgttacatgagtgtcatatactttctcatatgactattagtatgactatcagtccttggacctgaagtcaccatgattccctacataaggagttacatactttggcttcgtcaaacgtcacctgtaactgggtggactataaaggcgattactgagtatgtaacaaattatgcggagggatgtgagtgacgtagatgggagctatccctcctatatgacgggagtgacaacattattcttgatagagtgagaccactaagtgcatgaccattcccaaatgagtcaatataagatattgagctcatttgattagagtgagtctacttggagttcaagacatagattgattagaggatgacacggtctatgcctcatttgatcaatctagatgtctaggatggaagtacattatcatatattgtgaaggatcataattagtagtcacaaggtgatattggatctcaacattcttgtaacttgggtagtaatgatgtgttgctagattccgctcattacttatgcttctaaatgggagcattgccaatgttataagaacatatagggtcacacacaaaggacaattagatggagaatgagttcatatgatgaaccaagaggattaggttcatatgatgagccaaattggattaagagtaatccaaattagactaattgagttagactcaatttgattcatgtattgaatgagtctaatttagattatgactcattgaatcaatttaatttaatggatagagatttattaaatcaaattgacttgaatcaatggttaaatttgatcaaccatgggagattttaagtcaagtttgacttgacttaagagggaagatgaagggtcaagtttgacttgaccaaatgtcacttcattggtcaagtttgacttgaccaaagccaCTTGGCATGGGGtcgaccaatgatggtgttccacatcatcaaggtgtgccacctcatgagggagatcaagagccatgactcttgatattccatggaggtattaaacccctcatgaagtggtcggccacattattgCATGAGTGAAGAGCATTGTatgctcattcattccttcttcttcctcctctcttctcttctctccctctcatcctccttggccgaaacatccaagagtgctagcacactctaggtgtttttcttccatctcttgtcccgtgtggatacttctagaggtgtgtac contains:
- the LOC122029512 gene encoding acetyl-CoA acetyltransferase, cytosolic 1-like isoform X2, producing the protein MASEQINPRDVCVVGIARTPMGGFLGALSSLSATQLGSIAIKYALERANIDPSIVQEVFFGNVLSANLGQAPARQAALGAGIPNTVVCTTINKVCASGMKATMLAAQSIQLGINDVVIAGGMESMSNAPKYIAEARKGSRFGHDTLVDGMLKDGLWDVYNDFGMGMCAELCAVNYSISREEQDAYAIQSNERGIAARNSGAFTWEIAPVEVSVGRGRPSMIIDKDESLEKFDPVKLRKLRPSFKENGGTVTAGNASSISDGAAALVLVSGQKALELGLQVIAKIRGYADSAQAPELFTTTPALAIPKAILSAGLDASQVDYYEINEAFSVVALANQKLLSLPSEKVNVHGGAVSLGHPLGCSGARILVTLLGVLRHRNGKVGVAGVCNGGGGASALVLELV
- the LOC122029512 gene encoding acetyl-CoA acetyltransferase, cytosolic 1-like isoform X1, translated to MASEQINPRDVCVVGIARTPMGGFLGALSSLSATQLGSIAIKYALERANIDPSIVQEVFFGNVLSANLGQAPARQAALGAGIPNTVVCTTINKVCASGMKATMLAAQSIQLGINDVVIAGGMESMSNAPKYIAEARKGSRFGHDTLVDGMLKDGLWDVYNDFGMGMCAELCAVNYSISREEQDAYAIQSNERGIAARNSGAFTWEIAPVEVSVGRGRPSMIIDKDESLEKFDPVKLRKLRPSFKENGGTVTAGNASSISDGAAALVLVSGQKALELGLQVIAKIRGYADSAQAPELFTTTPALAIPKAILSAGLDASQVDYYEINEAFSVVALANQKLLSLPSEKVNVHGGAVSLGHPLGCSGARILVTLLGVLRHRNGKVGVAGVCNGGGGASALVLELVPHGGMKRSLL